The Leptodactylus fuscus isolate aLepFus1 chromosome 1, aLepFus1.hap2, whole genome shotgun sequence nucleotide sequence ACTACAcctataatgagatgactctgctcatgTTGTACATTCTGTTcagcaaagctgacaagtgaACTGAATCCAGAGTCATATCTATGTGTATAGTGCTACTGTCCTGCCTTGTCTAGGCCTCCAGCAATACAATAGAGCTATCAGTAACTCCAActataatgataatgagatgactctgcttttTCTTTCCCAGTCtgcacagcaaagctgacaagtgaGCTGAATCCAGAGTCATTTCTATGTGTATAGTGCTACTGTTGTGCCTTGTCTAGGCCTCCAGCAATGCAATAGAGCTATCAGTAACTCCACCTATAATGAtactgagatgactctgctcttTCTTTCCCAGTCtgtacagcaaagctgacaagtgaGCTGAATCCAGTTTCTTATCTATATGTATTACACTATTGTCCTGTATTATCTAGGCCTCCAGCTGTACAATATAGTCTGTCATTACCTCCACCACCCTAtactgataatgagatgactctgctcatccTGTCCCAGTCTACAAAGCAATAGTGATGATTGTTTGTGTCTTTCTGCAGAGTATTTAAGATCATGGACGACGATAACAGCAGGTCGCTAGACTTTAAGGAATTTGTGAAAGGACTGAATGACTACGGCGTGATGATAGATAAAAATGAAGCTCAGCAGCTTTTCTCTGTATTTGACAAAGATGGCAGCGGAACAATAGATTTTGATGAATTCTTGGTCACGTTGCGGGTGAGTGACTGCGATGAAAAATATCATTCAACGTATGTGTGTCccaatacatttaaaggggttatccacctgtGGAATATTAATAGCTTACCCTTAGAAATGGCGATCAATAttatatctgcagggtctgacaGCTGgctcccctgcagatcagctgtttcgggACAGCACATCTCTTGGTAATGTTAACATGCCAGGAGCCATGATGTATATCGGCAAGGTTAGATATTGCAGTGCTGTCCTATAGACTTCAGTGAGACACAGTTGCAGTACCTACACCCACCTCTACAGCAAGTGAGCAGTGTGGtccctggcatgtaaacattactgtcCGGGGACAGCTGATCTGCTGGGCCCAATTGTCAAGTCCCCACAAATCTAATATTTCTggtatcctaaggataagccattaatATTCCAAAAATGgatggcccctttaaggaattttttccttaggataggttattgaTATGGGATCgttgagggtccaacacccacgTCCCCAATAGATTAGCTGATTGAACAAGTTCTCACAAGGTGAAACCATCTCTGGGCGGAGAAGGGGATAATTTGACAAAGGGGCAGGCTCCAGTGCATGTCCACTTTTCGACGATCAGCCATCCATTTAAGATGGACCTTTCAACAACTCTACCTCTTTGCATCCTTGAATAGAACTCACtctactgattctagcacagttggaatttcctctctagcccccaccattactgagtaACCAGGGCTGTTACTGACAGcaaggattgctcaggaatggtgtgggctagagaaaatattctgGAATCAGTGCAGCGGGACCTACTGAaggaaagagttggagttggtggagcactgtctagactggatacaatgtatcagctgaaTGGACACAAGAGTGTCCTCAGTCAGTGACAGCTAGCACAAAGTTCTTGAACGTTATACAGAGATTAAAATTTGCTTACCTAAAGAGACCCCTATAATATACTCTGTGGGGGTTCAGAAGGACTGTCCACTCCTGGGACTGCAGAGCTCCTTATTTAGTGTGTCTTGATTGTAGTCCTTCTTCTTCCAGCCGCCTATGTCGAACGCAAGGAAGGAGATAATCTTACAAGCGTTTCGGAAGCTAGATAAATCCGGGGACGGCATCGTCACCATTGAGGATTTACGAGGCGTCTATAATGCAAAAATACCATCCGAAATATCAGAACGGAGAGTGGACGGAAGATCAAGTTTTTAGGAGTTTTCTAGACAATTTTGACTCTCCGTATGACAAAGACGGTCAGGTAAGTGAGGGCGCCATCAGATTTGTATAAATTGCATAAAAGTAGTCAAAAATTGGGATATAAATGTGTTTGTCATTTTGCCACCCAGTTTCCCCTTTCCGTTCTTCAACCACAATGCTACTCCTCTGAAGGGAGAGGTCCTACAGTGGCTGTGACCAACCAGTGCTGGGCCCCTTCTCATCAAGGGCCCCCATGGCCCTTGCACAGTCTGGTATGTACATGGCATGGCTCCCTTTGAGCCACATTCACAAGGAGAAGATCCTCAACCATTCCATGTCATAGGGAGCACTCCAATATGTGGATCCCCTCAAACACCTCTAATGGAACTGCCATAAACTTCCCCAACCCGTAGACCTAAATGCTAAGAGTCCAAGCTTGTGTATGTTTGGCAAGTTTCCCTATTTCCGCCCCCAAATTATTTTGACAAAAATCTGATTACTAGTGTAATAAGGTATAGTTAACCCCCAAGGACATTGCTGCCTTCTGAgagctaagttttttttttagtttttcctcTGTATagtcatataagggcttattttgTACAGGATGAGTTATATTTTTCAATGGCACCGTTTTGGACTACACATAAGTCATTGACAAGGGTGCCACGACAAACCATTGGTGCCTTAAGATGGCTTTTCAAGGGTGGCCATGGGGTGACCAAAGGAGCCTCCTCCCTCTTTCTAACTGCCTCCATGACATGGTCCCTACAGCCCACAGACTCTAAGGAGTTAAATGGCCAGCGACAGAGGCAGCGTTTGATAAGGGGAAGCCTtgtatgattcaggtgatcctaggTGGGCTGATATATTTGgtgctggtgacagactcccattttTTGGGACATGATCCAGGCTTCCTTAAAAAATTgtagctattaaaaaaaaaccaaaaaaaaaaaaccgaaaatatatatacagaaaaaaaaacacacaaaaataaaacaaaaaatgattcaaaaattatttgaagactccgaggcaaaaaaaaaaaaaaaagttatagcctttaaaggagacctttcacgtcctctggcaTCGGCAGTATTCTATACCTCTAGCTAGCTTTGACGGTATGTGCCCAGGTGCAAGAGGATGTGAAAGGGTCTCTTTAAAACCATATGTACAAACCACACTAAAACTGAACCAGGCAAAATGGCCCGGTCCTGAAATGGTTAAATTCCATCTATCTCAAAATCTCTTTTTGCTGTGTCCTCACTTCTACTTTTAGTCAACTGtgagagaggtttttttttctgataacaTCCATTGCAGttggtggagaatgcgggcattCTCTAGTCTACACAATTATGGACACTTGTTCCCCTATACACAGAACAGAGGATGATTGTCCGATCACTGAGGGCCTGAGCGCTAGGTAGCTCGGTGAGCATGAGGATAAGAGAAcgaaagtccccctaaggcctaCTTGAAATGACTCGTGTGACTGGtgcgccattcacttctatggggttccTGGAGATTATGGTCCCAAAGTAAATGGAGTGTCAGTCACACAACCGCACTGGGACTCCATTCACAAGTAGGCCCTACGGGGACTGTTGGTTGGccccgtcctcctgatcactggtggACCCAGCAATCGGACTCCCAAGGATCAGACATTTTTCCCTGTAGATCATCTTCAGTGTCATAACATGACcgatccttctcctccttctcctgagAATTTCGTCCTCTGCAAGaagaaaagtctgcagaggaaaaaaaaagttgtgtcctTCTTATCTTCTGACAGGTCACGCCGGAGGAATTCACAAACTACTACGCCGGCGTCAGCGCCTCGATCGATACGGACGTTTACTTCATCACCATGATGAAAAACGCCTGGAAACTCTAAGTGTAATTATGACGTGTGCGCTAACCACTAACCTATCACACCGCTGCGGGGGTCACAATGGCCGTGGGTGGAAGAAGCAATGTATAACCTCACTAACACTCACTGATCTGTAATTTTGGAAATTCACTCACTTTTAACGATTTATTTCCTTATTTTATAATGAATTCTGGCGAGGGTGCATGGAAAAATCTAACCAGAAGGGGGAGCTCATGGCAGAGTgacctgtaaagcgctgcggagtatgttggcgctataaaaatataaaaaaatttttatatgtatttacaaattttttttatatttattattttttgatttttagtATTGCGTTCCCAAGGAACTTATGctgggagctccccctagtggtggaggcAGATTGAAAGGGTGTTTTCCCACTAatgacatttatcccctatccacaaatCGCTGTGGTAGGGacaactgctgagacccccagtgATTATGAGGGGGGTCCTTGAGCCCGCAATGTAAATGTAGAGGGTTTAGATCTCAGAAAAACTGAATTTCAGGCCCCGTCACAGGTCCGGGCATTTTCCGATGAGAGACTTGCCCCTGTGACGAAAATATGATCACAAAATGTCTGTAGTGATCAGCAATAATCTGTGGAGACACTTGGCAGTTTCtctgcagcgcctccgcagggataatgaagtattacacagtgtccttTCACATCAATGGGTCGGGTCCTCCAGacagagagacactctttgtaaccaaGAGATGAAGGCCCTGAACAGCGAAGCCCCCTCTATTAATGCAGTACTCGGTTATACTGCCACGTAAGAGCTGGTTACGTGGCACTGTTATTGGGGGCGGGGCGATAAACCCCATAGAGGGGCGGGGAATTAGGCCCCCTCCACATTTATCATCAAGTTCTTGTGCCTTCATTGATACATTGTACTCtgggctcctgagctccccctagtggtgagtgcAAGTAGATAGAATCTTATCATGTAActctatgcaggggatttggatcTCTGTGTCAGGAAAGCAActgtataaagatatattaagaaaCTTATAGACACAGAATTGTGGACTTATTCACATAGTACGGTAGAAAAAAGaggtaatggggcagatttatccgTAGTCCGAGACTTTTCTGTCTTCATATGCACCGGAATTTGTGGTGAACGGCATGCAGGGATTTGGTGCGCCAAATATTTGTCCCTTACAGCCTGCGAGGTAAGTTTATATCTACAGATTTTGCACCAAGTATTTGTCTCATGGTGAAGCTCGACACATTTAGTCGGATCGTATCAAAGGTGCATGTTCTCCACCGGACAGGTATGCAGccatctgtcctggtcatgtgatggacacacaggtgcaccctgatctgtcctggtcatgtgatggactcacAGGTGCACCCtgatctgtcctggtcatgtgatggacacacaggtgcaccctgatctgtcctggtcatgtgatggactcacAGGTGCACCTcgatctgtcctggtcatgtgatggactcacAGGTGCACTTCGATCTGTCCTGGTcaagtgatggacacacaggtgtactctgatctgtcctggtcatgtgatggactcacAGGTGCACCCtgatctgtcctggtcatgtgatggacacacaggtgcacctcgatctgtcctggtcatgtgatggactcacAGGTGTACTCtgatctgtcctggtcatgtgatggacacacaggtgcacctcgatctgtcctggtcatgtgatggactcacAGGTGCACTTcgatctgtcctggtcatgtgatggacacacaggtgtactctgatctgtcctggtcatgtgatggacacacaggtgtactctgatctgtcctggtcatgtgatggactcacAGGTGCACCCtgatctgtcctggtcatgtgatggactcacAGGTGCACCTcgatctgtcctggtcatgtgatggacacacaggtgcacctcgatctgtcctggtcatgtgatggacacacaggtgcacttcgatctgtcctggtcatgtgatggacacacaggtgtactctgatctgtcctggtcatgtgatggacacacaggtgtactctgatctgtcctggtcatgtgatggacacacaggtgcaccctgatctgtcctggtcatgtgatggactcacAGGTGCACCCtgatctgtcctggtcatgtgatggactcacAGGTGCACCTcgatctgtcctggtcatgtgatggacacacaggtgcaccctgatctgtcctggtcatgtgatggacacacaggtgcacctcgatctgtcctggtcatgtgatggacacacaggtgcaccctgatctgtcctggtcatgtgatggacacacaggtgcacctcgatctgtcctggtcatgtgatggacacacaggtgcaccctgatctgtcctggtcatgtgatggactcacAGGTGCACCTcgatctgtcctggtcatgtgatggacacacaggtgcaccctgatctgtcctggtcatgtgatggactcacAGGTGCACCCtgatctgtcctggtcatgtgatggactcacAGGTGTACTCtgatctgtcctggtcatgtgatggactcacAGGTGCACCTcgatctgtcctggtcatgtgatggacacacaggtgcaccctgatctgtcctggtcatgtgatggactcacAGGTGCACCTcgatctgtcctggtcatgtgatggacacacaggtgcaccctgatctgtcctggtcatgtgatggactcacAGGTGCACCTcgatctgtcctggtcatgtgatggactcacAGGTGCACCTcgatctgtcctggtcatgtgatggacactcaGGTGCACCTCGATCTGTCCTGTCCAATGTGTTATTACCGGTAAACATgctgtctcagtacagctgatctgcagggatcttGGCTGTCGGACCCCCTCAGATATAATATTGAGGTGGATACATCCGTATACTATACAGGGGCATAATTTATATCAGAGGGGCAAGGAATAGTTTGGAAGCACTGTGGGGGTGGAGCTCTAAAAGGGGGCGGGCTTTCATAGCAAGGAGGCATCACCCCTCCTAACCCATAAAATTGTGTGCCAAAACGGGGCTGGCACACTGACAAATCACATGGGATATAAATGGGATAAGAGAATGACAAGTAATACAAGGAGTGGGGTAGTCATCATGGTAAGGACAGCTAGTAACGGGGTTAACGGATAGAAAATCGCCAATGTCCAACCCCCTGCGATCTATAGAAGTAAATATGGCAGCAGACTGTGAGTTGTAAACCCATAGCATGCCAATTATTACGGGGGAAGGGAgcaaagacagaaacctgcacaaAACCACCCAATTTCAGTTGTTTTGGCTGACCTATGGGAAATGCTGCAGCTTGTTTGCATTGTGTGGCCCTAAGGATCACAGGGGCCAAGCAAGTGCTGCAGGTCCTgccttctaagggtaagttcacacggagtaacgggcCGCGTGATtacatatatactacactggGACATGCACCCCACCCATAGGCATAGCTATAAGGGATGCAGAGGAGGCAGGCACGCCCAGGCCTTGGTACTGAGGCAGCCCCAAAGCCTCTGCAACATAACGAAACACCATGGTAGGTGCGGGCCCTGACCAAGGTTTCACATTGGGGCCCATCCCTGGCACCCTGGTGAAGCGATCTTGGAAATTTTtgtactaatttttttttttttttttcatgtttcatTCCAGGTGACAAAAGAGGAATTCTTAAACTATTATTCGGGAGTGAGCGCCTCCATTGACAGCGATGTTTACTTCGTACTGATGATGAAGAACGCCTGGAAGTTGTGATATgcagaaatagatagatatattttttttaattgttgtgTTTTTTCAGTTTTGTCTTGTTGTCAGAGACATTATTTTTGAAGAAAAATATTAGCCCCTTCCACCCGTCCTGCAGGATTTGGGGGTAGACACCTCAATGACTTTTTACACGTCACATCAGCGAGAGAAGAGGACACGGGCTCCAAGTGGT carries:
- the CAPSL gene encoding LOW QUALITY PROTEIN: calcyphosin-like protein (The sequence of the model RefSeq protein was modified relative to this genomic sequence to represent the inferred CDS: deleted 1 base in 1 codon) translates to MAMQAKKNLSTCTDPLEKLRLQCLSRGSAGIKGLGRVFKIMDDDNSRSLDFKEFVKGLNDYGVMIDKNEAQQLFSVFDKDGSGTIDFDEFLVTLRPPMSNARKEIILQAFRKLDKSGDGIVTIEDLRGVYNAKIHPKYQNGEWTEDQVFRSFLDNFDSPYDKDGQVTPEEFTNYYAGVSASIDTDVYFITMMKNAWKL